The following proteins are encoded in a genomic region of Fusarium oxysporum f. sp. lycopersici 4287 chromosome 1, whole genome shotgun sequence:
- a CDS encoding biotin synthetase yields the protein MKPGTSLRLRALRQVTPSNRLSLPASARWQHSRAMSTVVDFHPRPSQPPPPPAGANEAIENQRAEKRKQILREAVTATQVRHDWTKEEIAAIYYQPALELAYQASTVHRRWHNPAEVQLCTLMNIKTGGCTEDCSYCAQSTRYQEGTKVPAKRVESVESVLAAARTAKEKGSTRFCMGAAWRDMRGRKNSLKNIKAMVEGVKGMGMEVCVTLGMIDAEQAKELKAAGLTAYNHNVDTSREFYPSVITTRSYDERLQTLSHVRDAGIKVCSGGILGLGETSEDRVGLLHTVSTLPSHPESFPVNALVPIKGTPLGDRPMVEFTSMLRTIATARIIMPSTIIRIAAGRKTMSEEKQALCFMAGANAIFTGEKMLTTECNGWDEDAAMFGRWGLEPMKSFDKSPQPAPEVRVL from the exons ATGAAGCCCGGTACATCTCTCCGTCTTAGGGCCCTTCGACAGGTTACACCCAGTAACCGTTTGTCTCTCCCCGCTTCGGCGAGATGGCAGCATTCCCGGGCCATGTCAACAGTTGTTGACTTCCATCCTCGACCTTCGCAGCCGCCCCCTCCTCCGGCTGGAGCTAATGAAGCGATTGAGAACCAGAGggctgagaagaggaagcagatTCTGAGGGAAGCTGTCACGGCGACTCAGGTTCGACATGACTGgaccaaggaggagattgcGGCCATTTACTACCAGCCTGCCCTTGAGCTGGCATACCAAGCT AGCACCGTACACCGTCGATGGCACAATCCCGCCGAAGTGCAACTCTGCACTCTGATGAACATCAAGACAGGCGGCTGCACTGAAGACTGCTCTTACTGCGCCCAATCCACCCGTTACCAAGAAGGCACAAAGGTTCCCGCCAAGAGAGTCGAGAGCGTCGAGAGCGTACTAGCAGCTGCGCGAACAGCCAAAGAGAAGGGAAGCACCCGATTCTGCATGGGCGCCGCATGGAGAGATATGCGCGGTCGCAAGAACAGTTTGAAGAACATCAAGGCTATGGTTGAGGGTGTCAAGGGTATGGGTATGGAGGTCTGCGTGACGCTGGGCATGATCGATGCAGAACAGGCaaaggagctcaaggccgCGGGCCTCACGGCGTACAACCACAACGTCGACACTAGTCGCGAGTTCTACCCGTCTGTCATCACGACACGCAGCTACGACGAGCGATTACAGACGCTGAGCCACGTGCGCGACGCTGGTATCAAGGTGTGCTCAGGTGGAATTCTCGGTCTCGGTGAGACCAGCGAAGATCGCGTTGGTCTTCTTCACACCGTGTCGACACTCCCAAGTCACCCGGAGAGCTTCCCCGTCAACGCACTGGTCCCCATCAAGGGCACGCCGCTGGGCGATCGACCCATGGTTGAGTTCACGAGCATGTTGCGAACTATCGCCACGGCGCGAATTATCATGCCCTCAACCATCATCCGCATCGCGGCGGGTCGCAAGACCATGTCGGAGGAGAAGCAGGCCTTGTGCTTCATGGCGGGTGCGAATGCTATCTTTACAGGCGAGAAGATGCTCACGACGGAGTGCAATGGCTGGGATGAGGACGCCGCCATGTTTGGACGATGGGGTCTTGAGCCCATGAAGAGCTTTGACAAGTCTCCCCAGCCTGCGCCTGAGGTTCGAGTTCTGTAA